One window of the Herbiconiux sp. L3-i23 genome contains the following:
- a CDS encoding regulatory protein RecX has protein sequence MTRDDAGEAEWIAPVTYLFGAAPEAATPRETTDENDASPRRRGDIPRSEGVLRHQDNSRHDKASSAESTRRIENVSTAALARRGLSESEVRTRLMDKGFTDEQVAPEVERLRRAGYLDDRRLAEEVIRIEAERKGKGRTAIIAELRRRGIDQDDYADALAELDQESERERAEEIAVRKLGSLRALDPRTAERRLYALLARRGYSGELARNAVGEAMQRYATDVD, from the coding sequence ATGACCCGCGACGACGCCGGTGAGGCGGAGTGGATCGCTCCGGTCACCTACCTCTTCGGTGCCGCTCCCGAGGCCGCGACGCCTCGCGAGACGACTGACGAGAACGACGCCTCACCGCGTCGTCGCGGCGACATCCCTCGATCCGAGGGCGTCCTCCGGCATCAGGACAACTCCCGACACGACAAGGCGTCGAGCGCCGAAAGCACCCGTCGCATCGAGAACGTCAGCACCGCCGCGCTCGCTCGGCGAGGGCTTTCCGAGTCCGAAGTGCGCACCCGGTTGATGGACAAGGGCTTCACCGACGAGCAGGTCGCGCCCGAGGTCGAGCGCCTCCGTCGAGCCGGCTACCTCGACGACCGGCGTCTCGCGGAAGAGGTCATCCGCATCGAGGCCGAGCGCAAAGGCAAGGGGCGCACCGCGATCATCGCCGAGCTCCGCCGCCGAGGCATCGATCAGGACGACTACGCAGACGCCCTCGCCGAACTCGATCAGGAGAGCGAACGGGAGCGCGCCGAAGAGATCGCGGTGCGCAAGCTCGGCAGCCTGCGGGCACTCGACCCGCGCACGGCCGAGCGGCGTCTGTACGCCCTGCTCGCCCGACGCGGCTACTCCGGCGAACTCGCCCGCAATGCGGTCGGCGAGGCCATGCAGCGCTACGCGACAGACGTCGACTAG
- the recA gene encoding recombinase RecA — translation MPSAADREKALETALAQIDRQFGKGSVMRLGSDERAPVEVIPTGSIALDVALGIGGLPRGRIIEIYGPESSGKTTLTLHAIANTQRAGGIAAFVDAEHALDPEYAKKLGVDIDALLVSQPDTGEQALEIADMLVRSGAIDLVVIDSVAALVPRAELEGDMGDSHVGLQARLMSQALRKLTGGLNQTKTTAIFINQLREKIGVFFGSPETTAGGKALKFYASVRLDIRRIETLKDGADAVGNRTRVKVVKNKMASPFKQAEFDILYGTGISWEGSLIDFGVEHLIVKKSGAWYTYEGDQLGQGKENARNFLKQNPDIAREIETKIKAKLGVGPVVAVPDEAPVAIETKMPARKGA, via the coding sequence ATGCCATCAGCAGCCGACCGCGAGAAGGCCCTCGAAACCGCCCTCGCCCAGATCGATCGTCAGTTCGGCAAGGGATCGGTAATGCGCCTGGGCAGTGACGAGCGCGCCCCGGTCGAGGTGATCCCCACGGGGTCGATCGCGCTCGACGTCGCACTCGGCATCGGCGGTCTGCCCCGCGGCCGCATCATCGAGATCTACGGCCCCGAGTCGTCGGGTAAGACGACGCTCACCCTGCACGCCATCGCGAACACGCAGCGTGCCGGCGGCATCGCCGCCTTCGTCGACGCCGAGCACGCGCTCGACCCCGAGTACGCGAAGAAGCTGGGTGTCGACATCGACGCTCTGCTGGTGTCGCAGCCCGACACCGGTGAGCAGGCGCTCGAGATCGCCGACATGCTGGTGCGCTCCGGCGCCATCGACCTCGTCGTCATCGACTCCGTCGCCGCCCTCGTGCCCCGCGCCGAACTCGAAGGCGACATGGGCGACTCGCACGTCGGCCTGCAGGCGCGACTCATGTCGCAGGCGCTGCGCAAGCTGACCGGTGGTCTCAACCAGACGAAGACCACCGCCATCTTCATCAACCAGCTCCGCGAGAAGATCGGTGTGTTCTTCGGCAGCCCCGAGACCACCGCCGGTGGTAAGGCGCTCAAGTTCTACGCCTCGGTGCGTCTCGACATCCGTCGCATCGAGACGCTGAAGGACGGTGCCGACGCCGTCGGAAACCGCACCCGCGTCAAGGTCGTGAAGAACAAGATGGCCTCGCCGTTCAAGCAGGCCGAGTTCGACATCCTCTACGGCACCGGCATCAGCTGGGAGGGCAGCCTCATCGACTTCGGTGTCGAGCACCTGATCGTCAAGAAGTCGGGCGCCTGGTACACCTACGAGGGCGACCAGCTGGGGCAGGGCAAGGAGAACGCCCGTAACTTCCTCAAGCAGAACCCCGACATCGCCCGCGAGATCGAGACCAAGATCAAGGCGAAGCTCGGCGTCGGTCCTGTCGTCGCGGTGCCCGACGAGGCTCCCGTCGCGATCGAGACCAAGATGCCGGCGCGCAAGGGCGCCTGA
- the hflX gene encoding GTPase HflX, with translation MIERPETPTADEDVVARVLGAAERRSADYALFPARTGIVSTPRVDHDGEQFDLEERQALRRVSGLSTELEDVTEVEYRQLRLERVVLIGVYSQGNAADAENSLRELAALAETAGASVLDGLLQRRPHPDPSTYFGRGKAEELRDTVAALGADTVIADTELAPSQRRALEDVVKVKVIDRTAVILDIFSQHAKSREGKAQVELAQLEYLLPRLRGWGESMSRQAGGQVSGGAGMGSRGPGETKIELDRRRIHSRMAKLRKQIAAMKPARDAKRANRRRNEVPSVAIVGYTNAGKSSLLNRITRAGVLVENALFATLDATVRRYETSDGRSFTLADTVGFVRNLPHQLVEAFRSTLEETADADVLVHVVDASHPDPGAQLSTVRGVVGELGAREIPELVVFNKSDLASPDDRLVLRGLEPDSIFVSARTGEGIDELLERIATLLPKPRHEVRAVVPFDRGELIAQVHERGQVLSLDYREDGTHLHANVGEEELAALTPFLR, from the coding sequence ATGATCGAACGACCCGAGACACCGACAGCCGACGAGGACGTCGTCGCGCGCGTGCTCGGTGCCGCCGAGCGCCGCTCGGCGGACTACGCGCTGTTCCCCGCACGGACCGGCATCGTGTCGACCCCGCGCGTCGACCACGACGGCGAGCAGTTCGACCTCGAAGAGCGGCAGGCGCTTCGTCGCGTCTCCGGACTCTCGACCGAACTCGAAGACGTCACCGAGGTCGAGTACCGACAGCTGCGCCTCGAGCGCGTCGTGCTGATCGGCGTGTACTCGCAGGGCAACGCCGCCGACGCGGAGAACTCGCTGCGTGAGCTCGCGGCGTTGGCCGAGACCGCGGGCGCCTCGGTGCTCGACGGCCTGCTGCAGCGTAGGCCGCACCCCGACCCCAGCACCTACTTCGGTCGCGGCAAGGCCGAGGAACTCCGCGACACCGTCGCCGCACTCGGCGCCGACACCGTCATCGCCGACACCGAACTGGCGCCCAGTCAGCGACGCGCCCTCGAGGACGTCGTCAAGGTGAAGGTGATCGACCGCACCGCGGTGATCCTCGACATCTTCAGCCAGCACGCCAAGAGTCGCGAAGGCAAGGCGCAGGTCGAACTCGCCCAACTCGAGTACCTGCTCCCGCGACTGCGCGGTTGGGGTGAGTCGATGTCCCGCCAGGCCGGTGGCCAGGTGAGCGGTGGCGCGGGTATGGGCTCGCGCGGACCCGGTGAGACGAAGATCGAGCTCGATCGTCGTCGCATCCACTCCCGCATGGCGAAGCTGCGCAAGCAGATCGCCGCGATGAAGCCGGCCCGCGACGCGAAGCGCGCCAACCGTCGCCGCAACGAGGTCCCGTCCGTCGCGATCGTCGGATACACGAACGCGGGCAAGTCGAGTCTGCTGAACCGCATCACACGGGCCGGTGTGCTGGTCGAGAACGCACTGTTCGCCACGCTCGACGCGACGGTGCGCCGCTACGAGACCTCCGACGGACGCTCGTTCACCCTCGCCGACACGGTCGGCTTCGTGCGCAACCTGCCGCATCAGCTGGTGGAGGCGTTCCGTTCGACACTCGAGGAGACGGCGGATGCCGACGTGCTCGTGCACGTCGTCGACGCGTCCCATCCGGATCCGGGTGCGCAGCTCAGCACCGTCCGCGGTGTCGTCGGCGAGCTGGGTGCGCGAGAGATACCCGAGCTGGTCGTCTTCAACAAGAGCGACCTGGCGTCCCCGGACGACCGGTTGGTGCTGCGCGGGCTCGAGCCCGACTCGATCTTCGTCTCGGCGCGCACCGGAGAGGGCATCGACGAGCTGCTCGAGCGCATCGCGACGCTGCTGCCGAAGCCGCGCCACGAGGTCCGCGCCGTCGTCCCCTTCGACCGGGGCGAGCTGATCGCCCAGGTCCACGAGCGCGGCCAGGTGCTGAGCCTCGACTATCGCGAAGACGGCACCCATCTGCACGCGAACGTGGGCGAAGAGGAACTCGCGGCGCTCACTCCGTTCCTGCGCTGA
- a CDS encoding LysM peptidoglycan-binding domain-containing protein yields the protein MSTITVGHLAAPARPHLRITRRGRVVLGALLTLPTVAVITAIAMSSAPAVASNESSTQQFAYVTVEAGESLWSVAERVAPASDPRDVIADIERFNGLDSSAVAAGQSLAIPATYTD from the coding sequence ATGAGCACCATCACCGTCGGTCACCTGGCCGCCCCGGCTCGTCCCCACCTGCGCATCACCCGCCGTGGACGGGTCGTTCTCGGCGCGCTTCTCACCCTTCCCACAGTCGCGGTCATCACCGCGATCGCGATGTCGTCCGCACCCGCCGTCGCGTCGAACGAGAGCTCGACGCAGCAGTTCGCGTACGTCACCGTCGAGGCGGGGGAGTCGCTCTGGTCCGTCGCCGAGCGCGTCGCTCCGGCTTCCGACCCCCGCGACGTCATCGCCGACATCGAGCGGTTCAACGGGCTCGACTCGTCGGCCGTCGCCGCCGGCCAGTCGCTCGCGATCCCCGCCACGTACACCGACTGA
- the lexA gene encoding transcriptional repressor LexA, with protein sequence MTVERTGTRRRKSLSEKQMAILETIQQSVSTRGYPPSMREIGDAVGLSSLSSVTHQLGQLELSGYLRRDPNRPRALEVLIDLPSSSSHTGETATPVGDAAMVPLVGRIAAGIPITAEQQVEEVFPLPRQLVGKGELFMLKVVGESMIDAAICDGDWVVVRSQSTAENGDIVAAMLDEEATVKVFKQRDGHTWLLPRNSAFEPILGDEAQVLGVVTAVLRSV encoded by the coding sequence ATGACGGTGGAGCGCACGGGAACGCGCCGGAGGAAGAGCCTCAGCGAGAAGCAGATGGCGATCCTCGAAACGATCCAGCAGTCCGTGTCGACGCGCGGCTACCCGCCGAGCATGCGCGAGATCGGCGACGCCGTCGGCCTCTCCTCGCTCTCGAGCGTCACCCATCAGCTGGGTCAGCTCGAGCTGTCGGGCTACCTGCGCCGCGACCCCAATCGGCCGCGTGCACTCGAGGTGCTCATCGACCTGCCCTCCAGCTCGTCCCACACCGGTGAGACGGCGACGCCCGTCGGCGATGCGGCGATGGTGCCGCTCGTCGGTCGGATCGCGGCCGGCATCCCCATCACCGCCGAGCAGCAGGTCGAAGAGGTGTTCCCCCTCCCCCGCCAGCTCGTCGGAAAGGGCGAGCTGTTCATGCTGAAGGTCGTCGGCGAGTCGATGATCGATGCCGCCATCTGCGACGGCGACTGGGTGGTCGTCCGCTCGCAGAGCACCGCCGAGAACGGCGACATCGTCGCGGCGATGCTCGACGAGGAGGCGACCGTCAAGGTCTTCAAGCAGCGCGACGGCCACACCTGGCTGCTGCCGCGCAACTCGGCGTTCGAGCCGATCCTCGGCGACGAGGCCCAGGTGCTGGGCGTCGTTACCGCGGTGCTCCGCTCCGTCTGA
- a CDS encoding class I SAM-dependent methyltransferase: MTGDHYFSVDPASELRPRRITVSLAGRDVEVTTAAGIFSPDHIDWGTRVLLSHVPPPPPGGDLLDLGCGWGPIALSLGLESPHATVWAVDVNERALELTRRNAADLGLTNVNASLAADVPDDVSFRTIWSNPPIRVGKSELHGILETWLPRLAPGGDAWLVVQKNLGSDSLQRWLESTLPPDYTTTRSATNRGFRVLRVRRRLG, encoded by the coding sequence ATGACGGGGGACCACTACTTCTCGGTCGATCCCGCGAGCGAGCTCCGTCCACGCCGGATCACCGTGTCCCTCGCCGGCCGTGATGTCGAGGTGACGACGGCGGCGGGCATCTTCAGCCCCGATCACATCGACTGGGGCACCCGCGTTCTGCTGTCGCACGTTCCGCCGCCTCCTCCGGGCGGCGACCTCCTCGATCTCGGCTGCGGCTGGGGTCCGATCGCGCTGAGCCTCGGACTTGAATCTCCTCACGCGACGGTCTGGGCCGTCGACGTCAACGAACGCGCGCTCGAACTCACCCGCCGCAACGCGGCCGATCTCGGGCTCACCAATGTCAACGCCAGCCTGGCCGCGGATGTTCCCGACGACGTCTCGTTCCGCACCATCTGGTCGAACCCGCCCATCCGGGTGGGCAAGAGCGAGCTGCACGGCATTCTCGAGACCTGGCTGCCCCGTCTGGCGCCGGGCGGGGACGCCTGGCTCGTGGTGCAGAAGAACCTCGGGTCGGACTCGCTGCAGCGCTGGCTCGAGTCCACGCTGCCGCCCGACTACACGACGACGCGCTCGGCGACGAACCGGGGCTTCAGGGTGCTGCGGGTGCGGCGCCGTCTCGGCTGA
- a CDS encoding histidinol-phosphate transaminase yields MTSLDDLPIRDDLRGREPYGAPQRTVKVALNVNENSHGVPEDVAHDIVRQVAEAILTIHRYPDREFTVLRERLAGYLGHGLSAANIWAANGSNEVTQQVLQAFGGPGRSVLGFPPTYSMHSILAGATGTEWVEGRRDEGFRISPETVVAEIDRTRPDIVFLCAPNNPTGTGVPLETIAAAYDAFDGMVFVDEAYAEFMPSGAPSALTLLPDRPRLMVSRTMSKAFAFAGARVGYLASDPAVADALRLVRLPYHLSALTQAAAIAALGHADEMLGMVEEIKVQRDRLMAELPGLGYSPWPSEANFVLFGGVADPHATWQHLLDHDVLVRDLGIPNTLRVSAGTESETTAFLAALSGADGALGARS; encoded by the coding sequence GTGACTTCGCTCGACGACCTCCCCATCCGCGACGATCTCCGCGGCCGTGAACCCTACGGCGCACCGCAGCGCACGGTGAAGGTCGCGCTCAACGTCAACGAGAACAGCCACGGCGTCCCCGAGGACGTCGCGCACGACATCGTCCGCCAGGTCGCCGAGGCGATCCTCACCATCCACCGGTACCCCGATCGCGAGTTCACCGTCCTCCGCGAACGGCTCGCCGGGTACCTCGGCCATGGGCTCTCCGCCGCGAACATCTGGGCGGCCAACGGTTCCAACGAAGTCACTCAGCAGGTGCTGCAGGCCTTCGGCGGTCCCGGGCGCAGCGTGCTGGGCTTCCCGCCCACCTACTCGATGCACTCCATCCTCGCGGGCGCCACGGGCACCGAATGGGTCGAGGGCCGCCGCGACGAAGGCTTCCGCATCTCACCCGAGACCGTCGTGGCCGAGATCGACCGCACCCGCCCCGACATCGTCTTCCTCTGCGCTCCGAACAACCCCACGGGCACCGGGGTGCCGCTCGAGACGATCGCCGCCGCCTACGACGCCTTCGACGGCATGGTCTTCGTCGACGAGGCGTACGCCGAATTCATGCCGAGCGGCGCACCGAGCGCACTGACCCTGCTGCCCGACCGCCCGCGCCTCATGGTCTCGCGCACGATGAGCAAAGCGTTCGCCTTCGCGGGGGCGCGCGTCGGCTACCTCGCGTCGGACCCCGCCGTCGCCGACGCCCTGCGGCTGGTGCGCCTGCCGTACCACCTCTCGGCGCTCACGCAGGCGGCGGCGATCGCCGCACTCGGCCACGCCGACGAGATGCTCGGCATGGTGGAAGAGATCAAGGTGCAGCGCGATCGGCTGATGGCCGAGCTGCCCGGGCTCGGCTACTCGCCGTGGCCGAGCGAGGCGAACTTCGTGCTCTTCGGCGGCGTCGCCGACCCGCACGCGACCTGGCAGCACCTGCTCGACCACGACGTGCTCGTCCGCGATCTCGGCATCCCGAACACGCTACGGGTGAGCGCCGGCACCGAATCGGAGACGACCGCGTTCCTCGCCGCCCTTTCTGGGGCTGACGGCGCCCTCGGCGCCCGCTCGTAG
- the miaA gene encoding tRNA (adenosine(37)-N6)-dimethylallyltransferase MiaA — protein MTAPPLVVIGGPTGTGKSALSLELAETLRDRGLRAEVVNADAMQLYRGMDIGTAKLPIEERHGIPHHLLDVLEVTDLSTVAGYQELARAAVDDIRARGAVPLLVGGSGLYISALMHDFRFPGTDDVIRERLERELADRGSGAMWERLREADPTAALTIDPANGRRVIRALEVIEFTGEPYSATLPDEAPYRVPTIVTLLDVDPAERPVLKKRLAERARAMFDDGLLDEVEQLLPLGLAEGLTASRAIGYAQAIDVLAGRRTRADAIDDTTALTWRYVRRQRSWFGRYRDAHRIPVGDPAAAGRVLALLESRLET, from the coding sequence GTGACCGCACCGCCCCTCGTCGTCATCGGCGGCCCGACCGGTACCGGCAAGAGCGCCCTCTCGCTCGAGCTCGCCGAGACGCTCCGCGACCGCGGCCTCCGCGCCGAGGTGGTCAACGCCGACGCGATGCAGCTCTACCGCGGCATGGACATCGGCACCGCGAAGCTGCCGATCGAGGAGCGCCACGGCATCCCGCACCACCTGCTCGACGTACTCGAGGTCACCGACCTCTCCACCGTCGCCGGCTATCAGGAGCTCGCCCGCGCCGCCGTCGACGACATCAGAGCCCGCGGCGCCGTGCCCCTCCTGGTCGGCGGCTCGGGGCTTTACATCTCCGCGCTGATGCACGACTTCCGATTCCCCGGCACCGACGACGTCATCCGCGAACGACTCGAACGGGAGCTCGCCGACCGCGGGTCGGGGGCGATGTGGGAACGCCTCCGCGAGGCCGACCCCACCGCCGCCCTGACCATCGACCCCGCCAACGGTCGTCGGGTCATCCGGGCGCTCGAGGTCATCGAGTTCACCGGCGAGCCCTACAGCGCGACCCTGCCGGACGAGGCGCCCTACCGGGTGCCGACGATCGTCACCCTGCTCGACGTCGACCCCGCCGAGCGGCCGGTGCTCAAGAAGCGGCTCGCCGAGCGCGCGCGGGCGATGTTCGACGACGGGCTCCTCGACGAGGTCGAGCAACTCCTTCCGCTCGGCCTCGCCGAAGGCCTGACCGCCTCCCGCGCCATCGGTTACGCGCAGGCGATCGACGTGCTCGCGGGCCGCCGCACGCGGGCTGACGCGATCGACGACACCACCGCCCTCACCTGGCGGTACGTGCGACGCCAACGATCGTGGTTCGGACGCTACCGGGACGCCCACCGGATCCCCGTCGGCGACCCCGCCGCCGCCGGCCGAGTGCTCGCGCTGCTGGAATCTAGACTCGAGACATGA
- the hisH gene encoding imidazole glycerol phosphate synthase subunit HisH, producing the protein MTRPTVAVLDYGSGNVHSAVKALELAGADVELTADRARIQGADGLLVPGVGAFAAVMAALDAARGAELIDRRLAGGRPVLGICVGMQVMFERGVERGEGVDGLGEWPGTVDQLRAPVLPHIGWNTVDVPDETVLFDGIRDERFYFVHSYGAREWSLDVQKPHREPSVTWATHGEPFVAAVENGPLSATQFHPEKSGAAGIRLLSNWIRSL; encoded by the coding sequence GTGACGCGACCCACGGTCGCGGTGCTCGATTACGGCAGCGGCAACGTCCACTCGGCGGTCAAGGCCCTCGAGCTGGCGGGAGCCGACGTCGAACTGACCGCCGACCGCGCCCGCATCCAGGGCGCCGACGGCCTCCTCGTTCCGGGCGTCGGTGCCTTCGCTGCCGTGATGGCGGCTCTCGACGCCGCACGCGGTGCGGAACTGATCGACCGTCGCCTCGCAGGAGGGCGACCGGTCCTCGGCATCTGCGTCGGCATGCAGGTCATGTTCGAACGCGGGGTCGAGCGCGGCGAGGGAGTCGACGGACTCGGCGAATGGCCGGGCACGGTCGACCAGCTGCGCGCCCCGGTGCTCCCGCACATCGGCTGGAACACCGTCGACGTCCCCGACGAGACGGTTCTCTTCGACGGCATCCGCGACGAGCGCTTCTACTTCGTGCACTCCTACGGCGCCCGAGAGTGGAGCCTCGACGTGCAGAAGCCCCATCGGGAGCCGTCGGTGACCTGGGCGACCCACGGCGAGCCGTTCGTCGCCGCCGTCGAGAACGGGCCGCTCTCCGCGACCCAGTTCCACCCCGAGAAGTCGGGCGCCGCCGGCATCCGGCTGCTCTCCAACTGGATCCGCTCGCTCTGA
- the hisB gene encoding imidazoleglycerol-phosphate dehydratase HisB, producing the protein MTSEGFPVGSRTAHIERATSESSIDLRLDLDGTGTADISTSVPFFDHMLTAFAKHSLTDLTVRATGDIEIDVHHTVEDTGIVLGTAIRQALGDKVGIARFGDATVPLDEALARAVVDISGRPFLVHDGEPSGFEFHLIGGHFTGSMVRHFFEALVFAAGLTVHLDVLRGRDPHHIAEAEFKAFARAFRVAKELDPRVQGVPSTKGAL; encoded by the coding sequence GTGACTTCAGAAGGCTTCCCCGTCGGCTCGCGGACCGCGCACATCGAGCGCGCGACCAGCGAGTCCTCGATCGACCTGCGGCTCGACCTCGACGGCACCGGTACGGCCGACATCAGCACCTCGGTGCCGTTCTTCGACCACATGCTAACCGCCTTCGCGAAGCATTCCCTCACCGACCTCACCGTCCGCGCGACGGGGGACATCGAGATCGACGTGCACCACACGGTCGAGGACACCGGAATCGTGCTCGGAACGGCGATCCGTCAGGCGCTCGGAGACAAGGTGGGCATCGCCCGGTTCGGTGACGCCACCGTGCCGCTCGATGAGGCGCTCGCCCGTGCGGTCGTCGACATCTCGGGGCGCCCGTTCCTCGTCCACGACGGCGAGCCGTCCGGCTTCGAGTTCCACCTCATCGGTGGCCACTTCACGGGCTCGATGGTGCGGCACTTCTTCGAAGCGCTCGTCTTCGCCGCCGGCCTGACGGTGCACCTCGACGTGCTGCGGGGACGCGACCCGCATCACATCGCCGAGGCCGAATTCAAGGCGTTCGCGCGCGCATTCCGCGTCGCGAAGGAACTCGACCCGCGCGTGCAGGGCGTGCCGTCCACGAAGGGTGCGCTGTGA
- the miaB gene encoding tRNA (N6-isopentenyl adenosine(37)-C2)-methylthiotransferase MiaB: MTDLLAPPRTYSVRTYGCQMNVHDSERLSGSLEAAGYIRSESDDADVVVINTCAVRENADNKLYGNLGHLASVKRQRSGMQIAVGGCLAQKDKNVILEKAPWVDVVFGTHNMGSLPSLLERARHNDEAQIEILESLEVFPSTLPTKRDSTYSGWVSISVGCNNTCTFCIVPALRGKEKDRRPGEVLAEIQSLVDDGAIEVTLLGQNVNSYGVEFGDRQAFGKLLRAAGAIEGLQRIRFTSPHPAAFTDDVIDAMAETPNVMPQLHMPLQSGSDRILKAMRRSYRSEKFLGILDKVRARIPNAAISTDIIVGFPGETDADFEDTLRVVEQARFATAFTFQYSIRPGTPAATMPDQLPKEVVQERYERLIALQERISWEENMAQIGRPVEILVATGEGRKDGETHRMSGRARDSRLVHFEVPAGSPIPRPGDLVDAVVTQAAPFYLIADAENVAPLRITPTRAGDAWDRAEADSCAVPAAPSAGGARTVSLGLPTLRVGR; encoded by the coding sequence ATGACCGACCTGCTCGCGCCGCCCCGCACCTATTCGGTGCGCACCTACGGCTGCCAGATGAACGTGCACGACTCCGAACGCCTGAGCGGATCCCTCGAAGCGGCCGGCTACATCCGATCCGAGAGCGACGACGCCGACGTCGTCGTCATCAACACCTGCGCGGTGCGCGAGAACGCCGACAACAAGCTCTACGGCAACCTCGGACACCTCGCATCGGTCAAGCGCCAGCGGTCGGGCATGCAGATCGCGGTCGGCGGCTGCCTCGCCCAGAAGGACAAGAACGTCATCCTCGAGAAGGCGCCCTGGGTGGACGTCGTCTTCGGAACCCACAACATGGGCTCCCTGCCGAGCCTGCTCGAGCGGGCACGTCACAACGACGAGGCCCAGATCGAGATCCTCGAATCGCTCGAGGTGTTCCCCTCCACCCTTCCGACCAAACGCGACTCCACGTACAGCGGATGGGTCTCCATCTCGGTCGGCTGCAACAACACCTGCACCTTCTGCATCGTCCCCGCCTTGCGTGGCAAGGAGAAGGACCGTCGGCCGGGCGAAGTGCTGGCCGAGATCCAGTCGCTCGTCGACGACGGCGCCATCGAGGTCACCCTGCTCGGGCAGAACGTCAACTCCTACGGCGTCGAGTTCGGCGACCGGCAGGCGTTCGGCAAGCTCCTCCGCGCGGCCGGCGCGATCGAGGGCCTGCAGCGCATCCGTTTCACGAGCCCGCACCCCGCCGCCTTCACCGACGACGTGATCGACGCGATGGCCGAGACGCCGAACGTCATGCCTCAGCTGCACATGCCGCTGCAGTCCGGATCCGACCGGATCCTCAAGGCCATGCGCCGTTCGTACCGCTCCGAGAAGTTCCTCGGCATCCTCGACAAGGTGCGCGCACGCATTCCGAACGCGGCGATCTCGACCGACATCATCGTGGGGTTCCCGGGCGAGACCGACGCCGACTTCGAGGACACCCTGCGGGTCGTCGAGCAGGCCCGATTCGCGACGGCCTTCACCTTCCAGTACTCCATCCGCCCGGGCACCCCCGCGGCGACGATGCCCGACCAGCTCCCGAAGGAGGTCGTGCAGGAGCGCTACGAGCGGCTCATCGCGCTGCAGGAACGCATCTCCTGGGAGGAGAACATGGCGCAGATCGGCCGCCCGGTCGAGATCCTCGTTGCCACCGGTGAAGGGCGCAAAGACGGAGAGACCCACCGGATGAGCGGCCGCGCCCGAGACAGCCGACTCGTGCACTTCGAGGTGCCCGCCGGTTCGCCGATCCCGCGACCGGGCGACCTCGTCGACGCCGTCGTCACTCAGGCGGCCCCGTTCTACCTCATCGCCGACGCCGAGAACGTCGCGCCGCTGCGGATCACCCCGACCCGCGCCGGAGACGCCTGGGACCGCGCCGAGGCCGACTCGTGCGCCGTGCCCGCGGCGCCGAGCGCAGGCGGTGCGCGCACCGTGTCGCTCGGTCTGCCCACGCTCCGCGTCGGGCGGTGA
- the dapF gene encoding diaminopimelate epimerase, which yields MTTIAFTKGHGTGNDFVLVADPDGELDLTPADVAALCDRHFGVGADGLLRAVRSRSIDVGADALAEDADAEWFMDYRNADGSIAEMCGNGIRVFTRFLIDEGLAELASGDTLAIGTRGGVRDVQRTTDGFAVDLGRWRLEGGEPLVHVKSLPVARPGVAITVPNPHVVIAVADESELENADLAYIPVVEPDPQGGTNVELVLPADPLVKDAVGRIRMRVHERGVGETLSCGTGAAAAALATRHWAGASAPNDWRVEVPGGVVGVRMFPAEDGEHVSLSGPAELVFRGTAEI from the coding sequence ATGACCACGATCGCGTTCACCAAAGGCCACGGCACGGGCAACGACTTCGTGCTCGTCGCCGACCCCGACGGCGAACTCGACCTCACGCCCGCCGACGTCGCCGCACTCTGCGACCGCCATTTCGGAGTCGGTGCCGACGGTCTGCTCCGGGCCGTCCGCTCGCGCAGCATCGACGTCGGCGCCGACGCTCTCGCCGAGGATGCCGATGCCGAGTGGTTCATGGACTACCGCAACGCCGACGGCAGCATCGCGGAGATGTGCGGCAACGGCATCCGCGTGTTCACCCGCTTCCTGATCGACGAGGGGCTCGCCGAGCTCGCCTCCGGTGACACGCTCGCGATCGGCACTCGCGGGGGAGTGCGCGACGTCCAGCGCACCACCGACGGGTTCGCCGTCGACCTCGGCCGGTGGCGACTCGAGGGCGGCGAGCCGCTCGTGCACGTCAAGAGCCTCCCCGTCGCCCGGCCCGGCGTCGCGATCACCGTCCCCAACCCGCACGTCGTGATCGCGGTCGCCGACGAGAGCGAGCTCGAGAACGCGGATCTCGCCTACATCCCCGTCGTCGAACCCGACCCCCAGGGCGGCACCAATGTCGAGCTGGTGCTCCCCGCCGACCCGCTCGTCAAAGACGCCGTCGGGCGCATCCGCATGCGGGTGCACGAGCGCGGCGTGGGAGAGACGCTCTCCTGCGGCACCGGCGCGGCCGCCGCCGCCCTCGCCACCCGACACTGGGCGGGCGCGAGCGCGCCCAACGACTGGCGCGTCGAGGTGCCGGGTGGCGTCGTCGGCGTGCGGATGTTCCCCGCCGAGGACGGCGAGCACGTCTCCCTGAGCGGCCCGGCGGAGCTGGTGTTCCGCGGCACCGCCGAAATCTGA